The following proteins are co-located in the Numida meleagris isolate 19003 breed g44 Domestic line chromosome 8, NumMel1.0, whole genome shotgun sequence genome:
- the LOC110403175 gene encoding synaptotagmin-like protein 2 isoform X1, with protein MLDLSFLTEEEYEKLMKVLQRDAELKKKDGDRIRRIQGSIKDEKKKKFVTGEWFSEVKAKRFQEDLEGSDLLRASIRRKKGKLENDGIECTLSKFAGDTKLSGAADATEKVMTSRGTLMNWKDEVNEHIQRSLESKDTPGPPFHEHAAGTGEERSSTPALDAAKEHKILPKPKPRLSDLLSASHKRSSIHDVSSSESDTGASPFAAATASLHLSRKGNGLSPPPAKLSEDAVLQPSCAAGEAADGATGTTVGPKSPSEEAYAPSRIPIKRKPSRTLSRSEQFVNHLGPAENSLEKRELLASPGLLTTEGESRQAVKPAVNYTISSMSNKEEDIGLDREHFKNLKDFWEKGADSVMMGSVPESPCSLEADGQQFKLCRSLSVQSGHGQSSEEKPGAFTKTRTPYKRTITLSSSEEEPSYVAPVRKGSVSIAPRSTYTKSKGGLVTRNNSLGESNGKPSVLEEEKAAQRSSKKSRLPVRVPSIKIESPTKEVSGSTYEPETPTEKFIVAEERKRAASSLASRVQILIEPALAGGDKDDEKAQRADVGAHDNMEINGELPEEKTCQSSEQPTASAPAEGREADQRMDLSVRSEEDGDHSPAAQALARANSINLAKSMVNIYTTTETYNKPLLIPHQFLEPERVKELSRSSPLLLSETESDTASEISFQFSKHKKTPSIGSHSSDMASVSSVSGSVLSVYSGDFGSVDAQGTVEFALDYDEKNREFQVHVSQCKDLAVVDEKKDRTDPYVKTYLLPDKARMGKRKTSVKKRTVNPIYNEVLRYKIEKMVLLIQKLNLSVWHNDPLGRNSFLGEIELDLASWDWSNRKLNWYPLKPRSLSAVNGAGHRGVMNLSIKYVPPGSLGPKNPPSGEVHIWVKDVKDLLQLRPSGVDSFVKCYVLPDTSKKSYQKTRVVKRDTNPVFNHTIVYDGFHTEDLKDACVELTVWDHEKLTNHFLGGIRLGLGTGLSYGIPVDWMDSTQEEVAFWQEMMSATNEWIEGLLPLRSLAGRKKLK; from the exons atgatggaattgagtgcaccctcagcaagtttgctggtgacaccaagctgagtggtgcagctgatgcAACAGAGAAAGTgatgacatccagagggactttGATGAACTGGAAAG ATGAGGTCAAcgagcacatccagaggagtCTGGAAAGCAAAGATACCCCAGGTCCTCCCTTCCATGAGCATGCCGCTGGCACAGGAGAGGAGAG ATCCAGCACACCTGCTCTTGATGCAGCAAAGGAGCATAAAATCTTGCCAAAACCAAAGCCGAGACTTTCTGACCTGCTGTCTGCATCACACAAG agatCCAGTATACATGATGTTTCTTCCTCGGAGAGTGACACTGGAGCAAGTCCATTTGCAGCTGCAACAGCTAGCTTGCATTTGTCTAGAAAAG GTAATGGACTATCTCCACCGCCTGCCAAGCTTTCAgaggatgctgtgctgcagcccagctgtgcagctggagaagctgctgatGGGGCCACTGGCACCACAGTAGGACCAAAAAGTCCATCCGAAGAAGCTTATGCTCCCAGCAGGATACCCATTAAGAGGAAACCAAGCAGAACTCTCTCCAGATCAGAGCAGTTTGTGAATCACCTGGGGCCAGCAGAGAACAGCCTTGAAAAGAGAGAGCTACTGGCAAGCCCCGGATTACTGACTACAGAGGGGGaaagcaggcaggcagtgaaGCCAGCTGTGAACTATACAATCTCATCAATGAGTAATAAAGAGGAGGACATTGGCCTTGATCGTGAGCACTTCAAGAATTTGAAGGACTTCTGGGAGAAGGGAGCAGACTCTGTGATGATGGGAAGCGTGCCTGAGTCCCCGTGCTCGCTGGAGGCAGACGGTCAGCAGTTCAAGCTGTGCCGCTCGCTCTCTGTGCAGTCAGGCCATGGCCagagcagtgaagaaaaacCTGGGGCCTTCACCAAAACAAGAACCCCTTACAAAAGGACGATAACTTTATCTTCCAGTGAGGAAGAACCAAGCTATGTAGCTCCTGTAAGGAAGGGATCCGTTTCCATTGCTCCGAGGTCTACGTACACCAAGAGCAAAGGAGGCCTGGTTACAAGAAATAATTCACTGGGCGAAAGCAATGGGAAGCCATCAGTGCtagaggaagagaaggcagcGCAGCGCAGCTCCAAGAAATCCAGATTGCCTGTGCGAGTGCCTTCCATCAAAATCGAGTCGCCTACCAAGGAAGTATCTGGCAGCACGTATGAGCCAGAGACGCCTACAGAGAAGTTCATCGTGGCAGAGGAGCGCAAGCGCGCAGCGAGCTCTTTGGCAAGCAGGGTGCAGATACTGATTGAGCCTGCGCTTGCCGGTGGTgacaaagatgatgagaaagCACAAAGAGCTGATGTTGGCGCTCATGacaacatggaaataaatggagaGCTACCTGAGGAAAAAACATGCCAGTCTTCAGAACAGCCAACAGCCAGTGCGCCGGCCGAAGGGAGAGAAGCTGATCAGAGGATGGACTTGTCTGTTCGCTCAG AAGAAGATGGAGATCattctcctgctgctcaggcCTTGGCCCGAGCAAATAGCATTAATCTTGCAAAGAGCATGGTGAACATTTACACGACCACAGAGA CGTACAATAAACCTCTTTTGATACCCCATCAATTTCTTGAACCTGAAAGAGTCAAAGAGCTGAGCAGATCCTCTCCGCTCCTGTTGTCTGAG ACAGAATCAGACACGGCTTCGGAAATCAGCTTCCAGTTTAGCAAGCACAAAAAGACTCCTAGCATTGGCAGCCACTCCTCCGACATGGCATCTGTCTCCTCG GTGAGTGGCAGTGTGCTCAGTGTGTACAGTGGTGATTTTGGGAGTGTGGATGCCCAGGGTACTGTGGAATTTGCACTAGACTATGATGAGAAGAACCGGGAGTTCCAGGTTCATGTGTCCCAGTGCAAGGACCTGGCTGTTGTGGatgagaagaaagacagaactgACCC gtaTGTCAAAACTTACCTGCTCCCAGACAAAGCTAGAATGGGTAAGAGGAAAACCTCAGTGAAGAAAAGGACAGTGAATCCCATTTACAATGAAGTGTTACGG tataaaatagagaaaatggtATTGCTGATCCAAAAATTAAATCTCTCTGTTTGGCACAATGACCCACTGGGACGTAATAGTTTCTTGGGAGAGATCGAATTAGACTTGGCCAGCTGGGACTGGAGCAACCGGAAACTCAACTGGTACCCACTGAAGCCCCGG AGTCTTTCTGCTGTTAACGGTGCGGGTCATCGAGGAGTGATGAATTTGTCTATTAAGTATGTCCCTCCAGGAAGCCTAg GTCCCAAGAATCCTCCCTCTGGTGAAGTTCACATTTGGGTCAAAGATGTCAAGGACCTTCTGCAGTTGCGTCCTTCTGGAGTTGACTCCTTTGTGAAATG CTATGTGCTTCCAGACACGAGTAAGAAGAGCTACCAAAAGACCCGAGTCGTAAAAAGAGACACAAACCCTGTTTTCAATCATACTATTGTGTATGATGGCTTTCATACAGAGGATTTGAAGGATGCTTGTGTTGAACTGACAGTGTGGGATCATGAAAAACTAACCAACCATTTCCTTGGAGGAATCAGGCTGGGCCTTGGGACAG GTTTGAGCTATGGCATCCCCGTGGACTGGATGGACTCCACACAAGAGGAGGTGGCCTTTTGGCAGGAGATGATGTCTGCTACCAATGAATGGATCGAGGGGTTGTTGCCACTACGCTCGTtggcagggaggaaaaaactgaaataa
- the LOC110403175 gene encoding synaptotagmin-like protein 2 isoform X2, protein MLDLSFLTEEEYEKLMKVLQRDAELKKKDGDRIRRIQGSIKDEKKKKFVTGEWFSEVKAKRFQEDLEGSDLLRASIRRKKGKLENDGIECTLSKFAGDTKLSGAADATEKVMTSRGTLMNWKDEVNEHIQRSLESKDTPGPPFHEHAAGTGEERSSTPALDAAKEHKILPKPKPRLSDLLSASHKRSSIHDVSSSESDTGASPFAAATASLHLSRKGNGLSPPPAKLSEDAVLQPSCAAGEAADGATGTTVGPKSPSEEAYAPSRIPIKRKPSRTLSRSEQFVNHLGPAENSLEKRELLASPGLLTTEGESRQAVKPAVNYTISSMSNKEEDIGLDREHFKNLKDFWEKGADSVMMGSVPESPCSLEADGQQFKLCRSLSVQSGHGQSSEEKPGAFTKTRTPYKRTITLSSSEEEPSYVAPVRKGSVSIAPRSTYTKSKGGLVTRNNSLGESNGKPSVLEEEKAAQRSSKKSRLPVRVPSIKIESPTKEVSGSTYEPETPTEKFIVAEERKRAASSLASRVQILIEPALAGGDKDDEKAQRADVGAHDNMEINGELPEEKTCQSSEQPTASAPAEGREADQRMDLSVRSEDGDHSPAAQALARANSINLAKSMVNIYTTTETYNKPLLIPHQFLEPERVKELSRSSPLLLSETESDTASEISFQFSKHKKTPSIGSHSSDMASVSSVSGSVLSVYSGDFGSVDAQGTVEFALDYDEKNREFQVHVSQCKDLAVVDEKKDRTDPYVKTYLLPDKARMGKRKTSVKKRTVNPIYNEVLRYKIEKMVLLIQKLNLSVWHNDPLGRNSFLGEIELDLASWDWSNRKLNWYPLKPRSLSAVNGAGHRGVMNLSIKYVPPGSLGPKNPPSGEVHIWVKDVKDLLQLRPSGVDSFVKCYVLPDTSKKSYQKTRVVKRDTNPVFNHTIVYDGFHTEDLKDACVELTVWDHEKLTNHFLGGIRLGLGTGLSYGIPVDWMDSTQEEVAFWQEMMSATNEWIEGLLPLRSLAGRKKLK, encoded by the exons atgatggaattgagtgcaccctcagcaagtttgctggtgacaccaagctgagtggtgcagctgatgcAACAGAGAAAGTgatgacatccagagggactttGATGAACTGGAAAG ATGAGGTCAAcgagcacatccagaggagtCTGGAAAGCAAAGATACCCCAGGTCCTCCCTTCCATGAGCATGCCGCTGGCACAGGAGAGGAGAG ATCCAGCACACCTGCTCTTGATGCAGCAAAGGAGCATAAAATCTTGCCAAAACCAAAGCCGAGACTTTCTGACCTGCTGTCTGCATCACACAAG agatCCAGTATACATGATGTTTCTTCCTCGGAGAGTGACACTGGAGCAAGTCCATTTGCAGCTGCAACAGCTAGCTTGCATTTGTCTAGAAAAG GTAATGGACTATCTCCACCGCCTGCCAAGCTTTCAgaggatgctgtgctgcagcccagctgtgcagctggagaagctgctgatGGGGCCACTGGCACCACAGTAGGACCAAAAAGTCCATCCGAAGAAGCTTATGCTCCCAGCAGGATACCCATTAAGAGGAAACCAAGCAGAACTCTCTCCAGATCAGAGCAGTTTGTGAATCACCTGGGGCCAGCAGAGAACAGCCTTGAAAAGAGAGAGCTACTGGCAAGCCCCGGATTACTGACTACAGAGGGGGaaagcaggcaggcagtgaaGCCAGCTGTGAACTATACAATCTCATCAATGAGTAATAAAGAGGAGGACATTGGCCTTGATCGTGAGCACTTCAAGAATTTGAAGGACTTCTGGGAGAAGGGAGCAGACTCTGTGATGATGGGAAGCGTGCCTGAGTCCCCGTGCTCGCTGGAGGCAGACGGTCAGCAGTTCAAGCTGTGCCGCTCGCTCTCTGTGCAGTCAGGCCATGGCCagagcagtgaagaaaaacCTGGGGCCTTCACCAAAACAAGAACCCCTTACAAAAGGACGATAACTTTATCTTCCAGTGAGGAAGAACCAAGCTATGTAGCTCCTGTAAGGAAGGGATCCGTTTCCATTGCTCCGAGGTCTACGTACACCAAGAGCAAAGGAGGCCTGGTTACAAGAAATAATTCACTGGGCGAAAGCAATGGGAAGCCATCAGTGCtagaggaagagaaggcagcGCAGCGCAGCTCCAAGAAATCCAGATTGCCTGTGCGAGTGCCTTCCATCAAAATCGAGTCGCCTACCAAGGAAGTATCTGGCAGCACGTATGAGCCAGAGACGCCTACAGAGAAGTTCATCGTGGCAGAGGAGCGCAAGCGCGCAGCGAGCTCTTTGGCAAGCAGGGTGCAGATACTGATTGAGCCTGCGCTTGCCGGTGGTgacaaagatgatgagaaagCACAAAGAGCTGATGTTGGCGCTCATGacaacatggaaataaatggagaGCTACCTGAGGAAAAAACATGCCAGTCTTCAGAACAGCCAACAGCCAGTGCGCCGGCCGAAGGGAGAGAAGCTGATCAGAGGATGGACTTGTCTGTTCGCTCAG AAGATGGAGATCattctcctgctgctcaggcCTTGGCCCGAGCAAATAGCATTAATCTTGCAAAGAGCATGGTGAACATTTACACGACCACAGAGA CGTACAATAAACCTCTTTTGATACCCCATCAATTTCTTGAACCTGAAAGAGTCAAAGAGCTGAGCAGATCCTCTCCGCTCCTGTTGTCTGAG ACAGAATCAGACACGGCTTCGGAAATCAGCTTCCAGTTTAGCAAGCACAAAAAGACTCCTAGCATTGGCAGCCACTCCTCCGACATGGCATCTGTCTCCTCG GTGAGTGGCAGTGTGCTCAGTGTGTACAGTGGTGATTTTGGGAGTGTGGATGCCCAGGGTACTGTGGAATTTGCACTAGACTATGATGAGAAGAACCGGGAGTTCCAGGTTCATGTGTCCCAGTGCAAGGACCTGGCTGTTGTGGatgagaagaaagacagaactgACCC gtaTGTCAAAACTTACCTGCTCCCAGACAAAGCTAGAATGGGTAAGAGGAAAACCTCAGTGAAGAAAAGGACAGTGAATCCCATTTACAATGAAGTGTTACGG tataaaatagagaaaatggtATTGCTGATCCAAAAATTAAATCTCTCTGTTTGGCACAATGACCCACTGGGACGTAATAGTTTCTTGGGAGAGATCGAATTAGACTTGGCCAGCTGGGACTGGAGCAACCGGAAACTCAACTGGTACCCACTGAAGCCCCGG AGTCTTTCTGCTGTTAACGGTGCGGGTCATCGAGGAGTGATGAATTTGTCTATTAAGTATGTCCCTCCAGGAAGCCTAg GTCCCAAGAATCCTCCCTCTGGTGAAGTTCACATTTGGGTCAAAGATGTCAAGGACCTTCTGCAGTTGCGTCCTTCTGGAGTTGACTCCTTTGTGAAATG CTATGTGCTTCCAGACACGAGTAAGAAGAGCTACCAAAAGACCCGAGTCGTAAAAAGAGACACAAACCCTGTTTTCAATCATACTATTGTGTATGATGGCTTTCATACAGAGGATTTGAAGGATGCTTGTGTTGAACTGACAGTGTGGGATCATGAAAAACTAACCAACCATTTCCTTGGAGGAATCAGGCTGGGCCTTGGGACAG GTTTGAGCTATGGCATCCCCGTGGACTGGATGGACTCCACACAAGAGGAGGTGGCCTTTTGGCAGGAGATGATGTCTGCTACCAATGAATGGATCGAGGGGTTGTTGCCACTACGCTCGTtggcagggaggaaaaaactgaaataa
- the LOC110403175 gene encoding synaptotagmin-like protein 1 isoform X3, with amino-acid sequence MLDLSFLTEEEYEKLMKVLQRDAELKKKDGDRIRRIQGSIKDEKKKKFVTGEWFSEVKAKRFQEDLEGSDLLRASIRRKKGKLENEVNEHIQRSLESKDTPGPPFHEHAAGTGEERSSTPALDAAKEHKILPKPKPRLSDLLSASHKRSSIHDVSSSESDTGASPFAAATASLHLSRKGNGLSPPPAKLSEDAVLQPSCAAGEAADGATGTTVGPKSPSEEAYAPSRIPIKRKPSRTLSRSEQFVNHLGPAENSLEKRELLASPGLLTTEGESRQAVKPAVNYTISSMSNKEEDIGLDREHFKNLKDFWEKGADSVMMGSVPESPCSLEADGQQFKLCRSLSVQSGHGQSSEEKPGAFTKTRTPYKRTITLSSSEEEPSYVAPVRKGSVSIAPRSTYTKSKGGLVTRNNSLGESNGKPSVLEEEKAAQRSSKKSRLPVRVPSIKIESPTKEVSGSTYEPETPTEKFIVAEERKRAASSLASRVQILIEPALAGGDKDDEKAQRADVGAHDNMEINGELPEEKTCQSSEQPTASAPAEGREADQRMDLSVRSEEDGDHSPAAQALARANSINLAKSMVNIYTTTETYNKPLLIPHQFLEPERVKELSRSSPLLLSETESDTASEISFQFSKHKKTPSIGSHSSDMASVSSVSGSVLSVYSGDFGSVDAQGTVEFALDYDEKNREFQVHVSQCKDLAVVDEKKDRTDPYVKTYLLPDKARMGKRKTSVKKRTVNPIYNEVLRYKIEKMVLLIQKLNLSVWHNDPLGRNSFLGEIELDLASWDWSNRKLNWYPLKPRSLSAVNGAGHRGVMNLSIKYVPPGSLGPKNPPSGEVHIWVKDVKDLLQLRPSGVDSFVKCYVLPDTSKKSYQKTRVVKRDTNPVFNHTIVYDGFHTEDLKDACVELTVWDHEKLTNHFLGGIRLGLGTGLSYGIPVDWMDSTQEEVAFWQEMMSATNEWIEGLLPLRSLAGRKKLK; translated from the exons ATGAGGTCAAcgagcacatccagaggagtCTGGAAAGCAAAGATACCCCAGGTCCTCCCTTCCATGAGCATGCCGCTGGCACAGGAGAGGAGAG ATCCAGCACACCTGCTCTTGATGCAGCAAAGGAGCATAAAATCTTGCCAAAACCAAAGCCGAGACTTTCTGACCTGCTGTCTGCATCACACAAG agatCCAGTATACATGATGTTTCTTCCTCGGAGAGTGACACTGGAGCAAGTCCATTTGCAGCTGCAACAGCTAGCTTGCATTTGTCTAGAAAAG GTAATGGACTATCTCCACCGCCTGCCAAGCTTTCAgaggatgctgtgctgcagcccagctgtgcagctggagaagctgctgatGGGGCCACTGGCACCACAGTAGGACCAAAAAGTCCATCCGAAGAAGCTTATGCTCCCAGCAGGATACCCATTAAGAGGAAACCAAGCAGAACTCTCTCCAGATCAGAGCAGTTTGTGAATCACCTGGGGCCAGCAGAGAACAGCCTTGAAAAGAGAGAGCTACTGGCAAGCCCCGGATTACTGACTACAGAGGGGGaaagcaggcaggcagtgaaGCCAGCTGTGAACTATACAATCTCATCAATGAGTAATAAAGAGGAGGACATTGGCCTTGATCGTGAGCACTTCAAGAATTTGAAGGACTTCTGGGAGAAGGGAGCAGACTCTGTGATGATGGGAAGCGTGCCTGAGTCCCCGTGCTCGCTGGAGGCAGACGGTCAGCAGTTCAAGCTGTGCCGCTCGCTCTCTGTGCAGTCAGGCCATGGCCagagcagtgaagaaaaacCTGGGGCCTTCACCAAAACAAGAACCCCTTACAAAAGGACGATAACTTTATCTTCCAGTGAGGAAGAACCAAGCTATGTAGCTCCTGTAAGGAAGGGATCCGTTTCCATTGCTCCGAGGTCTACGTACACCAAGAGCAAAGGAGGCCTGGTTACAAGAAATAATTCACTGGGCGAAAGCAATGGGAAGCCATCAGTGCtagaggaagagaaggcagcGCAGCGCAGCTCCAAGAAATCCAGATTGCCTGTGCGAGTGCCTTCCATCAAAATCGAGTCGCCTACCAAGGAAGTATCTGGCAGCACGTATGAGCCAGAGACGCCTACAGAGAAGTTCATCGTGGCAGAGGAGCGCAAGCGCGCAGCGAGCTCTTTGGCAAGCAGGGTGCAGATACTGATTGAGCCTGCGCTTGCCGGTGGTgacaaagatgatgagaaagCACAAAGAGCTGATGTTGGCGCTCATGacaacatggaaataaatggagaGCTACCTGAGGAAAAAACATGCCAGTCTTCAGAACAGCCAACAGCCAGTGCGCCGGCCGAAGGGAGAGAAGCTGATCAGAGGATGGACTTGTCTGTTCGCTCAG AAGAAGATGGAGATCattctcctgctgctcaggcCTTGGCCCGAGCAAATAGCATTAATCTTGCAAAGAGCATGGTGAACATTTACACGACCACAGAGA CGTACAATAAACCTCTTTTGATACCCCATCAATTTCTTGAACCTGAAAGAGTCAAAGAGCTGAGCAGATCCTCTCCGCTCCTGTTGTCTGAG ACAGAATCAGACACGGCTTCGGAAATCAGCTTCCAGTTTAGCAAGCACAAAAAGACTCCTAGCATTGGCAGCCACTCCTCCGACATGGCATCTGTCTCCTCG GTGAGTGGCAGTGTGCTCAGTGTGTACAGTGGTGATTTTGGGAGTGTGGATGCCCAGGGTACTGTGGAATTTGCACTAGACTATGATGAGAAGAACCGGGAGTTCCAGGTTCATGTGTCCCAGTGCAAGGACCTGGCTGTTGTGGatgagaagaaagacagaactgACCC gtaTGTCAAAACTTACCTGCTCCCAGACAAAGCTAGAATGGGTAAGAGGAAAACCTCAGTGAAGAAAAGGACAGTGAATCCCATTTACAATGAAGTGTTACGG tataaaatagagaaaatggtATTGCTGATCCAAAAATTAAATCTCTCTGTTTGGCACAATGACCCACTGGGACGTAATAGTTTCTTGGGAGAGATCGAATTAGACTTGGCCAGCTGGGACTGGAGCAACCGGAAACTCAACTGGTACCCACTGAAGCCCCGG AGTCTTTCTGCTGTTAACGGTGCGGGTCATCGAGGAGTGATGAATTTGTCTATTAAGTATGTCCCTCCAGGAAGCCTAg GTCCCAAGAATCCTCCCTCTGGTGAAGTTCACATTTGGGTCAAAGATGTCAAGGACCTTCTGCAGTTGCGTCCTTCTGGAGTTGACTCCTTTGTGAAATG CTATGTGCTTCCAGACACGAGTAAGAAGAGCTACCAAAAGACCCGAGTCGTAAAAAGAGACACAAACCCTGTTTTCAATCATACTATTGTGTATGATGGCTTTCATACAGAGGATTTGAAGGATGCTTGTGTTGAACTGACAGTGTGGGATCATGAAAAACTAACCAACCATTTCCTTGGAGGAATCAGGCTGGGCCTTGGGACAG GTTTGAGCTATGGCATCCCCGTGGACTGGATGGACTCCACACAAGAGGAGGTGGCCTTTTGGCAGGAGATGATGTCTGCTACCAATGAATGGATCGAGGGGTTGTTGCCACTACGCTCGTtggcagggaggaaaaaactgaaataa
- the VBP1 gene encoding prefoldin subunit 3 isoform X2: MAAASSSGPGCGEAAAGGKRGPLGIPEAVFVEDVDSFMKQPGNETADVVLKKLDEQYQKYKFLELNLAQKKRRLKGQIPEIKQTLEILKHMQKKKESTNPMETRFLLADNLYCKASVPPTDKVCLWLGANVMLEYDIDEAQALLEKNLSTATRNLDSLEEDLDFLRDQFTTTEVNMARVYNWDVKRRNKEDPSKNKA; the protein is encoded by the exons atggcggcggccaGCAGCAGCGGGCCGGGCTGCGgcgaggcggcggcgggcggcaaGCGGGGCCCGCTCGGCATCCCCGAGGCCGTCTTCGTG GAAGATGTGGATTCTTTTATGAAACAGCCCGGAAACGAGACAGCAGATGTAGTTCTGAAGAAGTTGGATGAGCAGTACCAGAAGTATAAGTTTTTGGAACTTAATCTTGCTCAGAAGAAACGAAG GCTAAAAGGTCAGATTCCCGAAATTAAACAGACattagaaattttaaaacacatgcagaagaaaaag GAATCCACAAATCCAATGGAAACCCGATTTTTATTGGCAGATAATCTCTACTGCAAAGCTTCAGTTCCTCCTACAGACAAAGTTTGTTTGTGGCTGGGG GCCAATGTGATGCTTGAATATGATATTGATGAAGCTCAGGCTCTGTTAGAGAAGAACTTGTCAACAGCCACAAGAAACCTTGATTCTCTAGAGGAAGACCTGGATTTTCTTAGGGATCAGTTCACCACTACAGAAGTCA ATATGGCTAGAGTTTATAATTGGGAtgtaaagagaagaaacaaggaAGACCCTTCCAAAAACAAAGCTTAG
- the VBP1 gene encoding prefoldin subunit 3 isoform X1, which translates to MKQPGNETADVVLKKLDEQYQKYKFLELNLAQKKRRLKGQIPEIKQTLEILKHMQKKKESTNPMETRFLLADNLYCKASVPPTDKVCLWLGANVMLEYDIDEAQALLEKNLSTATRNLDSLEEDLDFLRDQFTTTEVNMARVYNWDVKRRNKEDPSKNKA; encoded by the exons ATGAAACAGCCCGGAAACGAGACAGCAGATGTAGTTCTGAAGAAGTTGGATGAGCAGTACCAGAAGTATAAGTTTTTGGAACTTAATCTTGCTCAGAAGAAACGAAG GCTAAAAGGTCAGATTCCCGAAATTAAACAGACattagaaattttaaaacacatgcagaagaaaaag GAATCCACAAATCCAATGGAAACCCGATTTTTATTGGCAGATAATCTCTACTGCAAAGCTTCAGTTCCTCCTACAGACAAAGTTTGTTTGTGGCTGGGG GCCAATGTGATGCTTGAATATGATATTGATGAAGCTCAGGCTCTGTTAGAGAAGAACTTGTCAACAGCCACAAGAAACCTTGATTCTCTAGAGGAAGACCTGGATTTTCTTAGGGATCAGTTCACCACTACAGAAGTCA ATATGGCTAGAGTTTATAATTGGGAtgtaaagagaagaaacaaggaAGACCCTTCCAAAAACAAAGCTTAG